A single region of the Austwickia chelonae genome encodes:
- a CDS encoding MIP/aquaporin family protein, which produces MSTQRSSGQTLETSAPRTGRRALPIASYVVEMLGTFFLTLTVGCTVLTQNPLAPLAIGAVLMVMVFAGGHVSGAHFNPAVTLAVTMRGGQASTKLPSYWACQLLGGALGAFTAAMLTGQHPTAKAASNMPAALIAEFLFTLALCWVVLNVATSKDHPDNSFYGLAIGFTVLVGAVAVGDISGGVFNPAVGLGAGIMGLLTWEALPLWALIQLVAGACAALLFRATSPQDH; this is translated from the coding sequence ATGAGCACCCAGCGATCATCCGGACAGACTCTCGAGACCAGCGCGCCGCGCACCGGCCGACGCGCCCTCCCCATCGCGAGCTACGTCGTGGAAATGCTGGGCACCTTCTTCCTGACCCTCACCGTGGGTTGCACCGTCCTCACCCAGAACCCCCTGGCCCCCTTGGCGATCGGCGCCGTCCTCATGGTGATGGTCTTCGCCGGCGGACATGTCTCCGGCGCCCACTTCAACCCGGCCGTCACCCTGGCCGTCACGATGCGCGGCGGCCAGGCCAGCACCAAACTCCCCAGCTACTGGGCCTGCCAGCTCCTCGGCGGAGCCCTCGGCGCCTTCACCGCGGCGATGTTGACCGGGCAACACCCCACCGCGAAGGCCGCCTCGAACATGCCCGCAGCGCTCATCGCCGAATTCCTGTTCACCCTCGCCCTGTGCTGGGTCGTCCTCAACGTCGCCACCAGCAAGGACCACCCCGACAACAGCTTCTACGGGCTGGCCATCGGCTTCACCGTGCTGGTCGGCGCGGTAGCCGTCGGCGACATCAGCGGCGGCGTCTTCAACCCGGCCGTCGGTCTGGGCGCCGGCATCATGGGCCTGCTCACCTGGGAAGCCCTCCCGCTGTGGGCCCTGATCCAGCTCGTGGCCGGTGCCTGCGCGGCGCTGCTCTTCCGCGCCACCAGCCCGCAGGACCACTGA